From Achromobacter spanius, a single genomic window includes:
- a CDS encoding tripartite tricarboxylate transporter substrate binding protein has translation MQPISRNVPGPQSVRLRLLLACCGALLALLHTGQAVAQRHYEMIIPIAAGGSLDLMARSLSEAFSQQLGAPVTPLNKVGAGTLVGTRYVAQDSARDGRLMLFTGLPYTTLQFKDGGPAFDTARFKPVMYVGWQPTVLYVRSSIPANDVASFIAWAKANPNGVTFASSGIGSSPHIAAEQFAAMTGIKIVNVPMGGSSAFVPALAGGHVDAVFDAPATRSMVQEGRLKALMVGNAEPLPDWKDLPTSRDVGLEGFRSGTWYGVLVPANTPDQTVQDLNGQFNKALANPIVKTRAKEFGIELAGGTAAEFGTVLQREHDRIEALIKTRDIVIP, from the coding sequence ATGCAGCCAATCTCGCGCAATGTACCGGGCCCGCAGTCCGTCCGCCTGCGCCTTCTTCTCGCCTGTTGCGGCGCCCTGTTGGCGCTGCTTCACACCGGGCAGGCCGTGGCCCAACGCCATTATGAAATGATCATTCCGATCGCCGCCGGAGGATCGCTGGACTTGATGGCCCGGTCTTTGTCCGAGGCGTTTTCCCAGCAGCTCGGTGCGCCGGTCACTCCGTTGAACAAGGTGGGCGCCGGCACGCTGGTGGGCACTCGCTACGTAGCCCAGGACAGCGCGCGAGACGGCCGGCTCATGCTGTTTACCGGCCTTCCCTACACCACGCTGCAGTTCAAGGACGGGGGGCCGGCGTTCGACACCGCTCGATTCAAGCCGGTCATGTATGTGGGCTGGCAGCCGACGGTGCTCTATGTCCGCTCGTCCATTCCAGCCAACGACGTCGCATCGTTCATTGCGTGGGCCAAAGCCAACCCGAACGGCGTGACCTTCGCGTCATCCGGCATCGGCAGCAGCCCGCACATTGCCGCGGAACAGTTCGCGGCGATGACGGGAATCAAGATCGTGAATGTGCCCATGGGCGGGTCCAGCGCCTTTGTGCCAGCGCTGGCCGGCGGCCATGTGGATGCCGTATTCGACGCGCCCGCCACGCGCTCCATGGTGCAGGAAGGCCGTCTTAAGGCGCTGATGGTGGGCAATGCTGAACCGCTGCCGGATTGGAAGGATCTGCCGACCTCGCGGGACGTGGGCCTGGAGGGGTTTCGATCCGGCACCTGGTATGGCGTCCTGGTACCCGCCAACACGCCGGACCAGACCGTCCAGGATCTGAACGGCCAGTTCAACAAGGCGCTGGCCAACCCGATCGTCAAGACGCGCGCCAAGGAGTTCGGTATCGAGCTGGCGGGGGGTACGGCTGCCGAATTCGGTACCGTCCTGCAACGCGAGCACGATCGCATCGAAGCCCTGATCAAGACCCGCGACATCGTCATCCCATGA